ttcTACATTTTACCGAAAAGGAAATTGGTAAAGAGGAATTGGTAAGATAAGATTTTCAGAGTATTCCAAAAAGAGTGAAGATATATCTCTACATTTTAATATCATACCTTAATACGTCTCTTGTTCCTCTCATTTTCATATTACTAGTAATCAATAAAAAGAACAGAATTTATGCACTAGTATAGCAGTGACTAGAACCTTTAAGAAAAGatttcaattcaattcaacTCCTAgatcaaaatctcaaagagacccaaaacccagaaaaagaAGTGTTTTTTTGCAGTAACGTCTCTTTTTGACAAAGAAATACCATTTTCCTAGAATTTCTGTATAAGCAATCTAACTTATAGATTACTCAAATacatagaaattaaaattgaagaagaaattgaagacaAAGCTAAAAACACCAAATTAGAGAAGTAAGAGATACCTTGGAATGACACTCTTATAGAGAAGCTTAAACAGTATTCACCAACTCTTCAGAAAACAGAGATCTTGGAGAGATCGGTCTTATTCTCTGTACATACATACACccaggaaacaaaaatagagaagcTATGTCGGTTTTTAGCTGTGGAAAACGCTGAAAAAACACGGAATAGGAATAAAGTGAGgacgaggaagatgaagaacttttttttttactttttaatgttTGACAAtggaaagatttttttttattttgttctttagcATTGGGTGAATAGAAAAAGGTTGAGGGTGACGTTGGTCTGCGTATAGTCTTTGTCTCTGTGGCTCCCTTTTTCTAGTTGAATCCTTGATTACTGATTAGTAAAGCGTTTACTTCACTTAAACACATGTCTTATGCTGTACTGTATTCAATCAGTGAATATGAGAATTTGAAAGGAATGAGTCAAAGtgtaatgaaaatataagGATCTTATGAAGTAAGAAGATAATCCGTAGATTGTTaagtaattattataattaatttagtgCATTGGTATTAGATTTGATCCTAAAATCAGCTAGCTGCCACGTGGGGCGGCAACAGTGGAAGTCGCGTATGTGCCACGTGGGTTATGCATTGATCGAGCTTCTGGAGAATGTCACGCGCAAGTTGGAGCGTGAATGCCACCACGTTAATACTTTAAATTCACATGGGAAGCGGGAGATTGCTGAACGACAGCGTTTCAAAGTCAAATCTCAATTTcttagtgaaaaaaaaatcgacaTTGAGATTGATCCCATGGACAAGATTGAACAGATCAAAGAAGGAATCGAAGAGGAAATAGGCATTCCTTCTGATGATTTAACCGCCGAACATTATAACCGACTACGTGGTAGTGTTATTCATCGTTTTTGATAATCGATCGAGGTTTGGTTCTATTGTCttggttttctatttttttcttttattcttctgTTGTATTTCTCAATGTTAATCACTGCTTTTGGTTCTATGAAAATTCTGACTTTTAGACCTAGTTTTAGaggagtttttgttttgtttgtatgttttatGTTGAATTTATGTAGGATTTAATTGATAAGAAGCAAATTAGTCTGACAAATCCGAAAATTTTGGTATTCTCGTCAATTAATGTTACTAGGTGGGTTGTGATTCTACAAAAATATGAACCTTTTAGAACAATAAACCTGCAAATAACCTTATCTGGTAAATTAGAATGTCACACCAAAATCTTGATATTCTCTTGAATcacataataaataaataaacaaatattcatTACAGAAATGAGAAAACTCAACTCGATTAAAAAGGTTACAAAATAAGGATAAATCGAACCAAAACCGGACggcaaaaaagaaagaaaacaaattcatcaatttttttttgtttttcaaacacTCAACCATAATATTCAATTGTCAATATAAAAAGGgatgaatttgatatttgaaCTGTTTTTAAGTTTGGATAAGTTCTTAAAGGACTTTTGGgtgaatttcaatttttattttattttttattaaaacttcTAGAAGTATCAAGTAAACCATGAAATTTGATTGGGTTTTTTTTCAGTACAAAGAAAGATTATTAATGGATTACTTGATAAAAGGTATTTCAGTTTTTACCTTAATTTTGCTAAACGttaatgaattttttattGATCTGATAAAATCTactaaaatatgttaaataatggatttgttttggaaattcCAATGcctaaaaaaaaggaaataactCCAAATCCTTCAAGGCTTTTAACTATCcgaagatatatatattttgatttgagaGACAAAAGACAAGGTtgagagcgagagagaaaaCTTGAGTAAGCATGGAGATCAAAGTGAAGACTCTGACGGAAAAACAAATAGACATTGAGATTGAGCTAACGGACACGATTGAGCGGATCAAAGAACGAATCGAAGAGAAAGAAGGCATTCCTCCTGTTCATCAAAGGATCGTCTACACTGGGAAACAACTTGCTGATGATTTAACCGCCAAACATTACAACCTAGAACGTGGTAgtgttcttcatcttgttcTTGCCCTTAGAGGTGGTTGTTGCTAATCTAGGTTTGGTTACAATAAGACTAGCTAGGTTTATGtcaattgttttggttttctaatttttttctttctttcttttcttctgtttgatTTGCTTATGTTATATTGGTTGCTTTTGGTTCTATGAAGATTCTGAACTTTGACCTAGTTTTAGAGGAGTGTttctttattgtgttttaattgaatttttgtaggattcaattaataagaaacataTAAATCTCACATATCATGTGCACACCAAAATCTTGATATACTCTTCAAtcatataatgaaaaaaaaacatatatcatTACAGAAAACTCAACTCTTAAGAGGTTACAAAATAGGATAAATTGAACCAAAACCGGaccccaaaaagaaaacaaaaaaatgatcaaatattATTGATTCATGCATGACACATACATTCTTTACATCTTGGGTAACGGTAAACGCTGCGTCCATTAGGTCTAGCGAATACATGTTTCGTCTGTCTAATCGCTTTTCTTACTCTTTTCTCAAACACGTTCCACTCAATCGTACTGTTCTTCAACAATATGTCCGAAAGTCTCCGTTTGTTCGGTCTTATCGTCGGCAATTTCCCTCCTCCGTAATAAATCCGATAACCCGATACAAGAGATGATAACTGACTCCCTGAATCCGTCATCGCAAAAGCGTCTGCTGCAGCACAAGCGATGAAATCTAATGCCGCTAGCTACACATAaaccaaaggaaaaaaagattaatacaAAATTGGTTTTTACTTAGGATTTGATGGTTTGTCTATGTTTAAGTTTTACCTGAGATGAAAAGTTTTTGAATGGTTGTAGTTCGGATTCTGTTAGTAACTTTTCTTTGGTGACTAGATTCGGGTATAAGCTAGTTAACACGGCTAAACGTTTTGATCCTCCATATATGTTTGCACCAGCTACGAAAACTCGGGTTTCGCGGTTGAAGCCAAGAGCCGCGAGCATAAGCACGGCTTCTTCGGGTGTTAGTGGACAAAGTCCTTCTGTCCTCAAAACATCCGCAGATCGGAATctgaataaagaaaagaaacaaaaacagagcaaattaGGTTTAGAATCGAAGACAAGGAAGCTTGAGTTTGAAGtaaaaggaacaaactttttttttctggttaaaGTTGAAAGAGATGGAAAGTGTTTTTGGCGGTAAGAATCCAACtctttctgttctgtttcacCTCCTCCGAAGTAACATAGAGAATGAGCCACCATGTCGATTTCAAACCGTAAATGGAGAGCAAGGtacttagaagaagaagaagaagccgcCTCCTCCTGCACCGGAGAATCAGACTTATTGTCCAAGATTAAGGAAGCATATTTTGGACCGAGGAGATGTAGATCAAGTGGTGCAACGTAAGATCCACTGCCCCGTAATCTCTTCACGAGCAATGCCGCAGTTTCTTGTATCCTCGGGACAAAGTTTAGCGCATGAAAGTTACATCTGCACCGAAGCCT
This sequence is a window from Arabidopsis thaliana chromosome 1 sequence. Protein-coding genes within it:
- the RUB3 gene encoding ubiquitin-related protein 3 (ubiquitin-related protein 3 (RUB3); CONTAINS InterPro DOMAIN/s: Ubiquitin subgroup (InterPro:IPR019956), Ubiquitin conserved site (InterPro:IPR019954), Ubiquitin (InterPro:IPR000626), Ubiquitin supergroup (InterPro:IPR019955); BEST Arabidopsis thaliana protein match is: related to ubiquitin 1 (TAIR:AT1G31340.1); Has 10783 Blast hits to 5743 proteins in 691 species: Archae - 0; Bacteria - 14; Metazoa - 4770; Fungi - 1304; Plants - 2605; Viruses - 173; Other Eukaryotes - 1917 (source: NCBI BLink).) is translated as MEIKVKTLTEKQIDIEIELTDTIERIKERIEEKEGIPPVHQRIVYTGKQLADDLTAKHYNLERGSVLHLVLALRGGCC
- a CDS encoding Ubiquitin-like superfamily protein (Ubiquitin-like superfamily protein; CONTAINS InterPro DOMAIN/s: Ubiquitin (InterPro:IPR000626); BEST Arabidopsis thaliana protein match is: ubiquitin-related protein 3 (TAIR:AT1G11980.1); Has 285 Blast hits to 285 proteins in 87 species: Archae - 0; Bacteria - 0; Metazoa - 150; Fungi - 22; Plants - 105; Viruses - 1; Other Eukaryotes - 7 (source: NCBI BLink).) produces the protein MCHVGYALIELLENVTRKLERECHHVNTLNSHGKREIAERQRFKVKSQFLSEKKIDIEIDPMDKIEQIKEGIEEEIGIPSDDLTAEHYNRLRGSVIHRF